The Gemmatimonadota bacterium genomic sequence CACGGTCAACGGGGTCGCGGACCCGCGGGTGCGGGCAAACGACATGCGGCGCGTTGGTCCGGACAACTCCACCCCGATCTGGCAACAACAGAAGTTCACCGGGAGCGGCGGGGCCAGCCTGCCAATTGCCTCGTATGCCGAGGCACAGCTCATTCTGGCCGAAGCCGTGGGCGGCCAGGCGGCCATCGATGCCATCAACCGCGTTCGTGCCCTGTCAAACATCGCGCCCATGCCGACGCCGCCAGCAGGGACCAACATCACCGACCTGGTGATCGAGGAGCGCCGTCGCCAGCTCTTTAGCGAGGGCCACCGCTATGTGGACATGTTGCGCAAGCGCATTCCATTCCAGAGTGGGGTGAACCGCAAGGGCCAGACCTACAGCACCCTGACGTGTATTCCGCTCCCCGATGTGGAAACGCGGAACAACCCGAACTTCAAGAACGGCTGATCTCGCACATGGGGCTCGCACGGAGCGAGCCCCGCAACCGGAATGGAATGATGGCGTCACCGCTGCAGTGGATTGGCCGGATCCTCAAGTACGGCGTTCTTGGAATCGGAGGCTTGCTAGCCTGTGTCGCCGTGTGGGCGCGAGTCGCGCGGCGAAGTGACGCGAAGCTCCCTGCTCCCGGCCAACTCGTCGAGGTCGAGCCGGGCCGCCAGATGCACATCACCTGCCTCGGAACTGGGGCGCCCACGGTTGTCCTGGAGGCCGGGCTCGGGGACTACGGCTGGTCCTCATGGTCGACGGTCCAGCCACAGATCGCCGCCACCACACGGACCTGCTCCTATGATCGGGCCGGGACCGGCTGGAGTGACCCACCGCGGCGGGATCCCATGCCCAGCGCCATGGTGGATGACCTGCGGACCTTGCTGACCGCGGCGGGCGAGCGCGGTCCGTATGTGTTGGTCGGGCACTCGCTCGGTGGCCCCCTCGTACGCCACTACGCCAGACGCTTCCCCCGCGAGGTCGCTGGCATGGTGCTGGTGGACGGATCGCACGAGGATCAGTTGACGCGCCTGCCCCCGCTGCCCAAGGCGGCGGAACTGGTGATCGCGGCGCTGCCAGCACTGCACTTCCTGGGCCTCGATCGACTCGCGGGCGCCTTCGCGGCGGACACCGCGGCGAAGACGCAAGTGGCCCGACAGACCTCGGATCTCGCCACCGCGAACACGACCTGGATCTACGAGCACCTGGCCCCCTTCCTGGCCCAGGCGCGGGACTCTGGATCCTCGTTAGGCGACGTCCCGCTCGTCGTCCTCACGGCCAGCACCATGCAAGGACCAGGCATGCCACCGGAGCTGGCCGAGCGGTTCCACGCGGTGTGGGTCACGCTCAACCAGGAGATTGCGACCTACTCCACACGGGGACAGCAGCGGACGGTACCTGGCACCACGCACTACATCCAGCGCGACCAGCCGCACGCGGTGATCGACGCGGTCAACGGGATGGTCCGCGAGCTTCGCGCCGCGACGACCCCGGACACGGCCTCGTCGCCGTCGGCCCGCTAGTCGCATGGCGCGCGCAGTGCCGCAGCTCCCGGCCGACGACCTCGCCGTCGCTCGCTCCTTCTACGTCGCTGGCCTCGGCTTTTCGGTCACGTTCGAAGCCACGGAGGACGACCGGTCCGGCCTGCTTGGCCTTGCCCGGGACGGCATCGTCATCACCGTCGACGCCCCGATGCATGGGCACGGCC encodes the following:
- a CDS encoding alpha/beta fold hydrolase, translating into MMASPLQWIGRILKYGVLGIGGLLACVAVWARVARRSDAKLPAPGQLVEVEPGRQMHITCLGTGAPTVVLEAGLGDYGWSSWSTVQPQIAATTRTCSYDRAGTGWSDPPRRDPMPSAMVDDLRTLLTAAGERGPYVLVGHSLGGPLVRHYARRFPREVAGMVLVDGSHEDQLTRLPPLPKAAELVIAALPALHFLGLDRLAGAFAADTAAKTQVARQTSDLATANTTWIYEHLAPFLAQARDSGSSLGDVPLVVLTASTMQGPGMPPELAERFHAVWVTLNQEIATYSTRGQQRTVPGTTHYIQRDQPHAVIDAVNGMVRELRAATTPDTASSPSAR
- a CDS encoding VOC family protein, with the protein product MARAVPQLPADDLAVARSFYVAGLGFSVTFEATEDDRSGLLGLARDGIVITVDAPMHGHGREACVVVEVEDADAWFAEWSARVPVLRPPRDEPWGGRTFDLVDPSGNTIFVIGPARP